One Rosa chinensis cultivar Old Blush chromosome 5, RchiOBHm-V2, whole genome shotgun sequence genomic region harbors:
- the LOC112203617 gene encoding G-type lectin S-receptor-like serine/threonine-protein kinase At4g27290 yields the protein MNNTIWSSNSSRVPENPLAQLLETGNFVVRDSAMTGSESYVWQSFDFPSDTILLAGMKLGWNFKRGLNQYMTSWKNATDPSLGAYTYGMDNDVLPQFVFAEGSSKRFHTGPWNGLRFPGSYVSNNTNTVIKPTFVYNTNEIYYTFEAAESSITTRLQLSELGVMQRLVLNKGSTEWALMYIFLDDQCKNYGEYGANGICRINKVPICDCLQGFVPKSPKKWVVLNRTGGCKRETTLDCQKGEGFLKLQNVKPPDLLDILVNKSMSTEECEANCLKNCSCIAYSNSDIRSGGSGCVMWFGNLSDMREFVEDLGKQDIFIQMPASELGK from the coding sequence ATGAACAACACCATTTGGTCTTCCAATTCTTCCAGAGTCCCAGAAAATCCACTTGCACAGCTTTTGGAGACTGGAAATTTTGTTGTTAGAGACAGTGCTATGACAGGTTCTGAAAGCTATGTGTGGCAAAGTTTTGATTTCCCATCAGACACAATATTGTTAGCGGGGATGAAGCTGGGATGGAACTTCAAAAGGGGCCTCAACCAATATATGACTTCATGGAAAAATGCCACTGATCCATCTCTTGGGGCATATACCTATGGGATGGATAATGATGTGTTGCCTCAGTTTGTTTTTGCAGAAGGGTCTAGCAAAAGGTTCCATACTGGACCTTGGAATGGTCTTCGATTCCCTGGCTCTTATGTTTCGAACAATACTAACACAGTTATAAAGCCAACTTTTGTGTACAATACCAATGAGATATATTACACGTTTGAGGCTGCTGAAAGCTCTATTACTACAAGACTACAGTTGTCTGAATTGGGTGTGATGCAGCGACTAGTGCTGAATAAGGGAAGCACAGAATGGGCCCTTATGTATATTTTTCTGGATGATCAGTGTAAAAATTATGGGGAGTATGGAGCAAATGGCATTTGCAGAATTAACAAGGTACCAATTTGCGATTGCTTGCAGGGGTTTGTTCCTAAATCACCGAAAAAGTGGGTGGTGCTTAATAGGACAGGTGGTTGCAAAAGGGAGACGACACTAGATTGCCAAAAGGGAGAAGGGTTTCTAAAACTGCAAAATGTGAAACCGCCAGACCTGCTGGATATTTTGGTGAACAAGAGCATGAGCACGGAGGAATGTGAGGCAAATTGCTTGAAGAATTGTTCCTGCATAGCTTATTCGAATTCAGATATTCGGAGTGGAGGCAGTGGTTGTGTTATGTGGTTTGGAAATCTGAGTGATATGCGGGAGTTTGTTGAGGATCTTGGTAAGCAAGATATCTTTATTCAGATGCCAGCTTCTGAACTAGGCAAGTGA
- the LOC112203619 gene encoding G-type lectin S-receptor-like serine/threonine-protein kinase SD1-1 → MAPPRRDGHDTTTMDDGSRASKEDLELPQFDFHTIATATDNFSSRNKLGEGGLGPVYKAKLTQEESIAVKRLSKHSGQGVEEFKNEVTMIANLQHRNLVKLLGCCIEGKERMLIYEYMPNKSLDFFIFGWDWQKRFDIIMGLARGLLYLHQDSRVRIIHRDLKSSNILLDDELMNPKISDFGIARIFRNNQSEAKTKRVIGT, encoded by the exons ATGGCGCCACCCAGAAGAGATGGGCACGacaccaccaccatggatgaTG GTTCAAGAGCTAGTAAGGAGGACTTGGAGTTGCCCCAGTTTGATTTTCATACTATTGCAACTGCCACCGATAACTTCTCCAGCAGAAATAAACTTGGAGAGGGAGGTTTGGGTCCAGTTTACAAG GCCAAACTAACACAAGAAGAATCAATAGCAGTAAAGAGACTCTCAAAACACTCTGGGCAAGGTGTTGAAGAGTTTAAGAATGAAGTTACGATGATAGCCAATCTTCAACACCGGAACCTGGTTAAGCTTTTGGGCTGCTGCattgaaggaaaagaaaggatgCTAATCTACGAGTACATGCCCAACAAAAGCTTGGACTTCTTCATCTTCGGTTGGGA TTGGCAAAAGCGATTTGACATTATCATGGGGCTTGCAAGAGGATTACTCTACCTCCACCAAGACTCCAGAGTCAGAATCATTCACAGGGACCTTAAGAGTAGCAACATCCTACTTGACGATGAGCTGATGAACCCCAAAATATCCGACTTTGGCATAGCAAGAATTTTCAGAAACAATCAAAGTGAAGCTAAAACCAAACGAGTAATTGGCACATAG